From the genome of Streptomyces sp. NBC_01304:
AGTTCGTTGCATACAGCTCGACAGTGGTGTGGTCGCCACCGTAGCGAAGAGCTATCGACGCGGCCGAGACGTTCTGTTCGGAGCCGAGGTCGTAGACGATGCCGACACCCTTCCGGTACGGCGCCAGCTTCGGACCGCCTATGAAGCTCTTGGTGCGCCAGTACGTGGAGCCGTTGCCGTCGTACGTCTTGCCGACGTCGGCCGGGTTCTGAAGCGCGCCTCCGCCGCCGTACTCCTCGGCGCCCTCGATCTTCAGAGGCCCGTTGGCGGGAGGCTTGTTCTTGTCTCCGCTGTCGTCCGTCTGGGAAGTCCCGCCGGAGTCACCGGACTTGTCGCGGTCCATGAGGGCGTCCGCGAGCTGCCAGCTGCCGAGGCCGAGGGCGGCGATCAGGAGGGCCGACACGGCCCACTTGAGGGCCTTGCCGGTACGGCTCTGCAGCGGGGCCGGAGGTGTGGCGGCAAGGGGCTGGGTGACGCCGGGCGGCATCGGCGGACGGCCGTACGTGCCCTGCTGGTAGGTGGTCCGCTGGTACGCGGGCGGAGTGGCGAACGTGGGCTCCGGCGGGCGGATGCGCGGCATCTCGCCGACGGCCTTGGCCAGCTCCTCGGGCGTGGTGCACGCAGGCTCCTGGCGGGACGCGGTCGCCCCGTCGTTGGCCAGCGCGCGCATGGCGAGCTCGGACAGCCCGCGGTGGACGCCCGCACGTACCTGGTCGGGTGCGATGAGGCCGACGGCCTTGGGCAGGCCCGTCAGACCGTATGCGTCGTCCTCGTACGGCCAGCGCTGGGTCAGCGAGGCGTACAGCAGCGCGCCGATTGCCTCGGTGTCGGTGCGCTGGGGGGTGTCGGAGGAGATGCCGCGCAGGGCGGCGTTCACCGCGAGGCCCCGAAGGCGGTACTGACCGGACGAGGTGCGCAGGACGGCGCTCGGGGTGAGCCGGAGGTGGGCGAGCCCCTCGCGGTGGGCGGCGGCCATGGCCTGGGCAACCTGGCTGACGAGCTGATAGGCGTCGTGCGGCTCCAGCGGGCCCGCCGCGAGGAGCGCGGTCAACTCCGTGGCGTCAGGCAGCCA
Proteins encoded in this window:
- a CDS encoding serine/threonine protein kinase, with amino-acid sequence MADRSTAAVDVAAGGGGEPPTAKAGQATTDGAAQGRETAANDDGTQQSVGSTEAGRPQATPPELHSGHKLARRYRLEECVTRLDGFSSWRAVDEKLRRAVGVHLLPADHPRARSVLSAARSSALLGDPRFVQVLDAVEENDLVYVVHEWLPDATELTALLAAGPLEPHDAYQLVSQVAQAMAAAHREGLAHLRLTPSAVLRTSSGQYRLRGLAVNAALRGISSDTPQRTDTEAIGALLYASLTQRWPYEDDAYGLTGLPKAVGLIAPDQVRAGVHRGLSELAMRALANDGATASRQEPACTTPEELAKAVGEMPRIRPPEPTFATPPAYQRTTYQQGTYGRPPMPPGVTQPLAATPPAPLQSRTGKALKWAVSALLIAALGLGSWQLADALMDRDKSGDSGGTSQTDDSGDKNKPPANGPLKIEGAEEYGGGGALQNPADVGKTYDGNGSTYWRTKSFIGGPKLAPYRKGVGIVYDLGSEQNVSAASIALRYGGDHTTVELYATNSLSPSSSVTSMKQIATGTTTDTSLKAKGKEAVKTRYVLVWLTDVPHAPKDQFSSAGYKQAITDVKFTS